DNA sequence from the Cytophagia bacterium CHB2 genome:
CGATCTTCAAGCGTGATGACGTGATCCTCGCCGGTCACCGCAACCACACCGCGGCCGTTGACGCTGCGAATATGATCCCCGGCAATGCCGGTGTAAACGGCTTGAATCTCGACGCCGGCCATGCGCTCGGCCTCGTTTTTCGCGCGCAGAATGGAATTGACCGTGCGTTCGAGATTGATGACGACACCGCGGCGCAGCCCTTCGGACGGCGCCGTGCCCATGCCGATAATCTTGAGCTGGCCGTGCTCATCGACTTCAGCAATCAGCGCACAAATTTTGGTTGTGCCGATGTCCAGCGCGCAAATGTAGTCGAGTACCATAAAATTGTCTCCTAAAGTCTTGTGGTTAAGGTGCCTGTTGCTGGTTATTCCTTACCGCTACACCAGCCGCCGGCTTCATGTTCTTCGCGTCACGACTTGATTTTCAAAGCGCAAATCGATCGCGGCCAGGCCGTTTCCATTGTGCGGCAATTGCTGCAACACGGTTTGCAAACGATCACAGCGTTCCAACCATTGCTGCTTGCCCAAATAAACCGGAACGCCGTGAGAATAAAGAAACAAAACCAGATTGCCCTTGCCGTCAAGATGAAACTCGGAAACGTCGTGATACATCACCGGATTTTGTGTGCGCAACACGCTGATAAAATCACAAAGAAATTTGCCTGCTTCTGACAATACTCTTTTGGAATTGTCTTGTTTGAACGACACGCCGGACACCACCGGCAAATCCAGGCGCACGCCGGCTTCGACTTGCGGCAAGACTTCTCCGTTGGCGGCAATCGGGCTTAGGCCTTTCGCGCTCAACAGGGCGATCGCCTCGCGTTCTTTGACGTAAATCTGGACGGTCGAGGGGAAAATGCGGCTGACCTGCACTTCTTCCACAAACGGCAAGGTTTCGAGCTGCTCTTCGATTTGTGTAACATCGACGCGATACGTGCGCTCGCCTTGCGGCACTTGCGCGGTTTTTAAAATCGTTTCAGCGCTCAAGAACGAGTTGCCTTTGACGGCGACGCGCTGCACCGTAAAACTGGCATCCGCGCCAACCCAATTCTGCAAATGCAAGCCGCTCAACAAGAATGTCGTCGTGAAAAAGAAAAGCTTGCTGTAGCGTGGCGAAATCATAGGCCATATCCTCGAAATTTATGTTCTTGTTTTAAACCAAACAGACAATCCGCAATGCGGGTTTTCCCAAATGGCTTTATCCCAACTCGGATAAACCGCAACTCAAAAGGAAATCGTCAACGGACAGAAACAATCCAGCAGATGAAAAACTCTTTGTCCGTAAATTGCCTGATGTCCGCGGGAAGAAATTATTGCTTTTAGAACAACGATTTCACCCGATTGAGACTTAAGCGTCCTCAGTTTTTTTGCTCAATTAAATTCATACACACCTCGACGATTTCAGCCGCGGCGTTGGGCCGCGCGTGTTTGTGGGCAGCTTTTGCCATCTTCCGCCGAGCATGCGTGTCCCTTGCAAGCGTGTTTATCATGTTAAACAAAACCTCAGCCCGCAGGTCTTTTTCCAACACGACAATGGCGGCGCCTGCATATTCCAATGCGCGCGCATTGAAGGTTTGATGGTCCGCCGTCGCAAACGGAAACGGAATCAGTATCGACGGCAGCCCGCACAGCATCAATTCAAAAATGGTGGTGGCGCCGGCGCGGCAGAGCACGAAATCTGCGAGGGCATACGCCAAATTCATATCGTCGATATAGGGCACGGCGCGCACGGCTTGTTGTTGTGTCAGTGCTGCGATTCGTTCGAAATGGCTCGGCCCGGTAACCCACAACACTTGCAACCCGGGCAATTGTGCCAGGCGCGGCAACAGCTCGACCATCGCTTCATTGATGCGGCGCGCGCCTTGACTGCCGCCGAATACGAACAATGTCGTTTTATCGGCGTGCAACCGCCATTTTTGAGCGGCTTGTTGCCGCATTTCCGGTGTGCGTGCCTGCAAATTGCTGCGTACCGGGTTGCCCACCACCTGCACGTGATGCTGTTTGCGAAAATATTTTCGGCTTTCCTCGAAGCTCAGAAACACGGCATCCGCATGATTGCCGAACATGCGATTGGCCAAACCGGGAAAGCTGTTTTGTTCTTGTATCACAAATTTTCTTCCGCTGAGGCGGGCGGCGAGCAACGCCGGGCCGCTGACATAACCGCCCGTTCCGATGACGAGATGCGGCTGAAATTCACGCAACAACCTTCGGCATTGCCTCACGCTGCGCATGAGATCAACCGGAACCATGAGGTTGCTCCAGGTCAATTTGCGCAGCAGGCCGCGCACGGGCACAAGCTCCAACCGATAACCCAAACTCGGCAACACGCGCGCCTCAAGCCCGCGCTCGGTGCCGATGAACAGCATTCGCACGGATGAAACGCGTTGCCTGAACGCCTCGGCAATCGCGATCGCAGGATACAGATGGCCGCCGGTGCCGCCGCCGGCAAACATCAGGCGCAACTCCGGCGCCGCGGGCTCAACGTTTGCGGTCACGATACCATTGCACCTTCGCGAGCGGCACTTGAGACATTCCCTTCGCGGCGGCGGGTTTACCGCTGCGCGAAATATTCAACAAGACGCCGACGCCTATGAGATTCATGATCAAGGCGGTGCCGCCATAACTCACGAACGGCAGCGGAATGCCCGTGGTCGGCAACAGATTCATGACCACGGCCATGTTGATGAACGCGCCCAAACCGATGATGCACGTGATGCCCCAGGCGATCAAACGGCCTTCCTGATCCGGCGCATGCCGCGCGATGTGAAAACCGCGCCACAGAATCAGCAGGAACAACCCGATAACCAGCAACGCGCCGAGCAAACCAAGCTCTTCACCGATAATCGACATGATGAAATCGGTGAAGGGATCCGGCAAGAACATCAGCTTTTGTTTGCTGTTGCCCAACCCCAAACCTGTCAGGCCGCCGGTGCCCAATCCGATGAGTGATTGTTTGACCTGCCAGGCAGGTTCGGCATTGCCCACGAAC
Encoded proteins:
- a CDS encoding cell division protein FtsA, with protein sequence MVLDYICALDIGTTKICALIAEVDEHGQLKIIGMGTAPSEGLRRGVVINLERTVNSILRAKNEAERMAGVEIQAVYTGIAGDHIRSVNGRGVVAVTGEDHVITLEDR
- the murG gene encoding undecaprenyldiphospho-muramoylpentapeptide beta-N-acetylglucosaminyltransferase — its product is MTANVEPAAPELRLMFAGGGTGGHLYPAIAIAEAFRQRVSSVRMLFIGTERGLEARVLPSLGYRLELVPVRGLLRKLTWSNLMVPVDLMRSVRQCRRLLREFQPHLVIGTGGYVSGPALLAARLSGRKFVIQEQNSFPGLANRMFGNHADAVFLSFEESRKYFRKQHHVQVVGNPVRSNLQARTPEMRQQAAQKWRLHADKTTLFVFGGSQGARRINEAMVELLPRLAQLPGLQVLWVTGPSHFERIAALTQQQAVRAVPYIDDMNLAYALADFVLCRAGATTIFELMLCGLPSILIPFPFATADHQTFNARALEYAGAAIVVLEKDLRAEVLFNMINTLARDTHARRKMAKAAHKHARPNAAAEIVEVCMNLIEQKN
- a CDS encoding FtsQ-type POTRA domain-containing protein; its protein translation is MISPRYSKLFFFTTTFLLSGLHLQNWVGADASFTVQRVAVKGNSFLSAETILKTAQVPQGERTYRVDVTQIEEQLETLPFVEEVQVSRIFPSTVQIYVKEREAIALLSAKGLSPIAANGEVLPQVEAGVRLDLPVVSGVSFKQDNSKRVLSEAGKFLCDFISVLRTQNPVMYHDVSEFHLDGKGNLVLFLYSHGVPVYLGKQQWLERCDRLQTVLQQLPHNGNGLAAIDLRFENQVVTRRT